From one Planktothrix agardhii NIES-204 genomic stretch:
- a CDS encoding TPR repeat-containing protein — protein sequence MFPRQFGPCLQFPRAIPESDRIIDLLPTDANNQIIFIPHYDLFLVLFVALQDSKNCYLIKDHTILTAPSIQVLEITREHQNRVRGLRQAALIVGDPTIDPKFQEDPYKLNQMSRAKEAAEAIAAILGTQAITGDNATKVAILDRMLNTRIVHLSAHGLLDNFQGFGIPGAIILAPSENTDDGLLNAAEILQLKLDSELVVLSAWSTGRGRITGDGVVGLSRCFILAGVPSIIVSLWNIGVISAKLLMTEFYQNLARGDNRAAALRCAMLTTKAEFPSPIAWLKKSRIGAKPDLKLNRI from the coding sequence TTGTTCCCTCGGCAATTTGGGCCTTGTTTACAATTCCCTAGGGCAATACCAGAAAGCGATCGCATCATCGACTTGCTACCCACCGATGCCAATAACCAGATCATCTTTATCCCCCACTACGACTTATTTTTAGTTCTTTTTGTCGCTTTGCAAGATAGCAAAAATTGCTACTTAATCAAAGATCATACTATCCTCACCGCCCCATCCATCCAAGTCTTAGAAATCACCCGTGAACATCAAAACCGAGTCCGAGGATTGAGACAAGCCGCCCTAATTGTTGGCGATCCAACTATCGATCCAAAATTCCAAGAAGATCCCTACAAACTCAACCAAATGTCTAGGGCAAAAGAAGCCGCCGAAGCGATCGCCGCCATTTTAGGAACCCAAGCAATTACCGGAGACAATGCCACCAAAGTCGCCATTTTAGACAGAATGCTAAACACCCGTATCGTCCATTTATCGGCCCACGGACTCCTCGACAATTTCCAAGGTTTCGGCATTCCGGGCGCGATTATTTTAGCACCATCAGAAAATACCGATGATGGCTTACTTAACGCAGCAGAAATTCTACAATTAAAACTCGATTCCGAACTCGTAGTATTAAGCGCGTGGAGCACCGGGCGCGGTAGAATCACCGGAGATGGAGTTGTCGGATTATCGCGTTGCTTCATTCTCGCCGGAGTCCCCAGTATCATCGTTTCCCTGTGGAATATCGGAGTGATATCAGCCAAATTGCTAATGACTGAATTCTACCAAAATTTAGCCCGGGGCGACAATCGAGCAGCGGCTTTGCGGTGTGCTATGCTAACTACAAAAGCTGAATTTCCGAGTCCCATAGCTTGGCTGAAAAAATCAAGAATTGGTGCGAAACCAGACCTCAAATTGAACAGAATTTAG